Proteins co-encoded in one Halococcus salsus genomic window:
- a CDS encoding transposase — MPPTQASRREVFRGIATSSYREWPAYNSTPLYNRSSLEGLEEDIRTVTRVWFEHDAHESVESFVCCLPLAYVNFEVHDHYSGSTHYEMEQLVRAFLLKELHSWEHESALVEYLHRCSSVRERLGFESVPDQSTLWRTWHRRFVPELRETIETAARSILIQAHRAGVSVPRQPPERSSRREQSNDETPTQQERLARAEDITEQMSEIVHPAFSLDRAKGCEIHTNAFWELQTYLGLRENLAANEGAHSFLYESNRERTPLGHNHRAHLRDLSISEIREMYREAVKRMVDRSSETDTFHRAGLVAIDITEEDPFTGDREGHEDEIIGTKESTDEYAYQWATVQLVGNAVPLVLDARPVRKGETRQEVVEDLLDSAQSLLHVDGVLMDREFDSQQLLESVSQRGLTYVVPKRMYTSEKAQAKRLLRRGQDYYTADRKLHLGKNEWHETTFVYKRNPNSDRTDYGQYAVFLTNAPAGAVREYSYRWEIESGYKSIKRFMAATTSKNFVLRFFYFTFACLLYSIWRAVDLLIQVALTGEYERSPIVTAQNTLTLLQKQTGIG, encoded by the coding sequence AGATATCCGAACGGTCACAAGAGTTTGGTTCGAGCACGATGCTCACGAATCGGTCGAGAGTTTCGTGTGTTGTCTCCCGCTGGCGTACGTCAACTTCGAAGTCCACGACCACTATTCGGGATCGACACACTACGAAATGGAGCAGTTAGTACGTGCCTTCCTGCTGAAAGAACTCCACAGCTGGGAGCACGAGAGCGCGCTCGTCGAGTACCTTCACCGGTGTTCGTCGGTTCGAGAGCGCCTCGGTTTCGAGAGTGTGCCTGACCAGTCGACGCTGTGGCGAACGTGGCATCGTCGTTTCGTACCCGAACTCAGAGAGACGATCGAAACAGCGGCAAGATCGATTCTCATTCAGGCGCATAGGGCCGGCGTTTCTGTCCCCCGCCAGCCACCGGAGCGGTCGTCTCGAAGAGAGCAATCTAACGACGAAACACCTACTCAACAGGAGAGACTCGCTCGCGCTGAAGACATTACAGAGCAGATGAGCGAGATCGTTCATCCAGCATTCTCGTTGGATCGTGCCAAGGGCTGTGAGATACACACGAATGCCTTCTGGGAGCTCCAGACCTATCTCGGGCTTCGTGAAAACCTCGCGGCTAATGAAGGCGCACACAGCTTTCTCTACGAGTCTAATCGAGAACGGACACCCCTCGGGCACAACCATCGAGCACATCTACGCGACCTCTCTATCAGCGAAATTCGCGAGATGTATCGGGAGGCGGTGAAGCGGATGGTCGATCGATCGAGCGAAACAGATACGTTTCATCGCGCTGGGCTGGTCGCTATCGATATTACCGAAGAGGACCCGTTCACTGGTGATCGGGAGGGCCACGAAGACGAGATCATCGGGACGAAGGAAAGCACTGATGAGTACGCCTATCAGTGGGCGACAGTCCAGTTAGTCGGCAACGCAGTTCCACTAGTTCTGGACGCCCGACCAGTCAGAAAAGGCGAAACCCGCCAAGAGGTCGTTGAGGACCTGCTGGATAGCGCTCAGAGTCTGCTCCACGTTGATGGAGTGCTGATGGATCGGGAGTTCGATAGCCAACAGCTTCTTGAATCGGTCTCCCAGCGAGGACTAACATACGTTGTTCCCAAGCGGATGTACACGAGCGAGAAGGCTCAAGCGAAGCGGCTACTCAGGCGCGGTCAGGACTACTACACTGCCGATCGGAAACTCCACCTCGGGAAGAACGAGTGGCACGAGACTACCTTCGTCTACAAGCGCAACCCGAACTCAGATCGAACGGACTACGGACAGTATGCAGTGTTCCTGACGAACGCTCCAGCCGGAGCAGTTCGTGAGTACAGTTACCGCTGGGAGATCGAGAGCGGGTACAAATCGATCAAGCGATTCATGGCTGCAACCACCTCGAAAAACTTCGTGCTGCGGTTCTTCTACTTCACCTTCGCCTGTCTGCTGTACTCCATTTGGCGGGCAGTCGATCTGCTCATACAGGTCGCTCTGACGGGCGAATACGAACGCTCGCCGATAGTGACGGCACAGAACACGCTCACACTGTTGCAGAAGCAGACGGGCATCGGATAG